The genomic interval GGCGGAGATGCTGTTCCGCGCGCGCCTCGAGCCGCATACGCCCGGGCGTGATGTTCCCGAAGAACTCGTGCGCGAGCTGTGGCGCGACTGGGTGCGTCTGCTGTCGATCGGCGTCGAGACCGGCCAGATGATGACGATGGACGGACTCACCGGCGACGACTACCGCGCAGCGATGGCGAGCCGCGACGACAGGCACTGGGTCTACCACCGCGCCGGGCTGCCGTGCCGGGTGTGCGGCACCGAGATCGCCCTCGAGGAGATCGGCGCGCGCAAGCTGTACTGGTGCCCCTCCTGCCAGCGCTGACACGCCTCTGATCTGGGCGAATCCCCGTTCGCTGCCGGAACCTGACCGCTTGCTGTGAATAGGATGGCGGGGTCCGTCCGCAACGAAGCGTCAGGAGAACTCATGGATTTGACGGCCGTCGAAGGCTTCCTCAATTGGCTCAGTGGCATTGTCTGGGGGCCGTTCCTGCTCATCCCGCTGCTGCTCGGCACCGGGCTCTACCTCACGATCCGACTCGGTGGAATCCAGTTCCTGCGCCTCGGCGCAGCCCTCCGTCTCGGACTGTTCACCCGCAAGGACCCGGGTTCTGACGGCGACATCTCGCAGTTCCAGGCGCTGACCACGGCGCTTGCAGCCACGGTCGGCACCGGGAACATCGTCGGTGTCGCCACCGCCATCGGCATCGGCGGACCCGGCGCGCTGTTCTGGATGTGGATCACCGGGCTGCTCGGCATGGCATCCAAGTACTCCGAAGCGTTCCTGGGCGTGCGCTATCGCGTCACGGACTCCGCTGGCGAGAAGAACGGCGGACCGCAGTACTACCTCGAACGCGGCATCCCGAACAAGTTCGGAAAGTTCCTCGCGATCTTCTTCGCCATCGCCGCCGTCATCGCCTGCTTCGGCATCGGCAACATGACCCAGGGCAACTCGATCGCGTCGAACATGGAGAACAGCTTCAGTGTGCCGACGTGGGTGACAGGCATCGTGCTGACGGTGTTCGCGATCACCGTGCTCGTCGGCGGCATCAAGTCGATCGGCCGTGTCACCGCCGGTCTCGTGCCGGTCATGATCATCTTCTACGTGCTCGGCGCGATCTACATCCTCATCGCCAACATCGGCGGCGTGCCGGCGGCGTTCGCCGAGATCTTCACCGATGCGTTCACCGGCACCAGCGCCGTGGGCGGATTCGCCGGGTCGGCGATCATCATCGCCGTGCAGTACGGCGTCGCGCGCGGCATCTTCTCGAACGAGTCGGGCATGGGCTCGGCGGCCATCGCCGCCGCTGCGGCGAAGACCAGCCACCCGGTGCGTCAGGGGCTCGTGTCGATGACGCAGACCTTCATCGACACGATCATCGTCGTCACCTGCACAGGGCTCGTCATCATCACGACCGGCGTGTGGAAGATGACCGATCCCGAGACGGGTGAGCAGATCAGCCCGGCGCTGATGACCGGAGAGGCGTTCTCGCACGGGCTGCCGGGGGAGTGGGGTCACTACATCGTGACCATAGGCCTCGTCCTGTTCGCCGGATCCACGATCCTCGGCTGGTCGTACTACGGCGAGCGCAGCATCGAGCGCCTGCTCGGCCGGCGGGCGGTGATGCCGTTCCGCATCGTCTTCTCGCTGGTCGTCTTCATCGGATGCACAGTGCAGCTCGGCGTGGTGTGGGCATTCTCGGACGTGATGAACGGCCTCATGGCGCTGCCGAACCTCATCGGTCTGCTCGTGTTGTCGGGTCTCGTCGCCCGAGAGACGAAGAAGTACCTCGACAACGACCCGAAACTGCTTGCGACACCAGAGCAGGTCGACGCATTCATGGCCGGGGACAAGGCCTTCGAGAGCTGGAAGACGCAGGCGATCCCGGTCGTCAAGTAACCGCTCCGCGGCCCGCTCGGTCGGGTCGGTCTTAGGCTGGGATGGTGCGCCAGAACCCCAGCTTCGCGATGACCGACCCGACCGAGCTTCGCCGCGTGATCGAGCAGAATCCGTGGGCGACGCTCGTCAGCGACGCGACCGACGGTCTGGTCGCCTCGCACTACGTGGTCCTGCTCGACGACGAGCGTGACGACCTGACCGTCGTCGGCCACGTCGGCCGACCGGATGATCTCGTGCACGACCTGGGTAACCGTGAGCTGCTGATCTCGTTCCAGGGCCCGCACGGCTACATCTCGCCTGGCTGGTACGGCGACGTCGCGGCTGTACCGACCTGGAACTATGTGTCGGTGCATCTGACCGGGGTTCCTGAGATCCTCTCAGCAGAGGAGAACCTGCGGGTGCTGGGGCGGATGGTCGACATCTTCGAGAATCGGATGCCGAGTCCTCGTGGCATGTGGACGCTGCCGAACGACGAGGCGTTCGTGCAGCGCATGGCGGCCGGGACCATCGGGTTCCGACTCACTCCGACGAAGATCGTCGCCAAGCGCAAGCTCAGCCAGAACAAGCCGATCGACACCGTCGAAGACGTGCTCCTGGCGCTGGAGGGCAGTGGCGAGTACGCGAACGCCGAGCTGGCAGCAGAGATGCGCCGCGCGCACGAGGTGCGCAAGGAACGTCAGGCGTGACGGCCCGAGGCGACCACGTCGACTTCGTCCGTGGTGTGCGACTGACCGGGCCCGCGGGCGTGCCGTTCGGCGAGGAGCCCGTCGACCTCGTCATCGAGAGCGGCCGGATCGCGGACATCGCCCCGACCGGCGTTCTGCCTGCTCGAGGCGTGGTGCTGCAGGGGGAGGGCGGCCGCGTGATCCCAGGCCTCTGGGATCATCACGTGCACACCGTGCAATGGGCGCTGAACGCCGAGCGCGTGCAGCTCGGCGAGGTGCACAGGGCCGCCGAGGCGGCCGCGCTGATGGCATCCTCGGCTGCCTTGCCGGACGGCCGCGTGATCGGCGTCGGCATGCGCGATGCGCTCTGGCCGGACGAGCCGGCGCTTGCGGCCCTCGACGCCGCCTGCGGCGACCGCCCGGCGTACGTCATCAACATGGATGTGCACAGCGTGTGGCTGAACTCGGCGGCGTTCCGGCGCGAGGGCTTCGCGCCGACGGCCGACGGGGTGCTCCGCGAGGAGGACGCCTTCGAGATCTCGAGGCGGCTCAACACCGCAGACGACACGATGGCGGATGCTGCCGTGCGCCGCGGCGGTGAGAGGGCGGCTGCGCGCGGCATCACCGGGATCGTCGATTTCGAGATGGCCTGGAACGCGGCATCCTGGCAGCGGAGGTCGGATGCAGGCTTCGACGCGCACCGGGTGGAGTTCGCGTTCTACGCCGCGAACCTCGCGCGCGCGATCGATGAGGGCATGCGCACGGGGGAGTCGCTGGCGGGAACCGCGGAGCTGGTGCGCGTCGGCGCCCTCAAGCTCATCACCGACGGATCACTCGGCACCCGCACCGCCGCCTGCTCGCATGCGTACGGGGATGATCCGTCGAATTTCGGCGTCTTCACCATCGAACCCGACGAGCTGCGCGACTACCTCACCACCGCGACCGGAGCCGGGCTCGACGTGGCCGTGCACGCCATCGGAGATCGTGCCGTGGCATCCGCCCTCGACGCCTTCACCTACACGCAGGCTCGAGGCACGATCGAGCACGCCCAGCTGGTGCGTCACGCCGATCTGGCGCGCTTCGCGCGGCTCGGCGTCGCGGCGAGCGTGCAGCCGGAGCACGCTGTCGACGACCGTGACCTGGTGGGCACTCTGTGGCAGCACCAGCAGGCGATCAGCCACCCTGTCGAGTCGCTGCTCGCCGCCGGCATTCCGGTGCGGTTCGGATCGGATGCCCCTGTGGCGCCGCTCGATCCGTGGCTGACGATCGCTGCGGCCGTGCACCGCACGGGGGATGATCGCGCGCCGTGGCACCCGGAGGAGCGCGTGTCGGTGGACGCGGCGCTGCGCGCCAGCAGTCATCGCGGCGGTACCGAGCTGGAACTCGGCGGCATCGCCGACCTCGTGCTGTGCGGCGCCGACCCGCTCACCGCCGGCCGCGAAGACCTGCGTCGGATGCCCGTCACGGCCACTCTGCTCGGCGGGCGCCTCACACACCTCGCCTGAGACGACAGATGCCCGCACCCCGAGGGGTGCGGGCATCTCGACGTGCGGGCCGGATCAGGCCGCGATGTGCGAGATCAGGAACCAGCGGTCCTTCTCGAGGCCGCGCTGGATCTCGATCGCCACATCCTGGCTGGTCAGGTCGACCTCATCGAGGCCCTCGACCGCTGCCTTGATGTCGATGAGTGCGGCATCGATGTCGGCGATGACGGCACGCACCAGGTCATCCGAAGCCGTGAAGCCGGCCGGCACCTGGGTTGCGGCCGCCTTGGCGGCGACGGTCTGGACGCGGGCATCGATCGGCAGGCCGAGGGCGACGATGCGCTCCGCGGCAGTGTCGGCGAAGTCCATCGCGTGGGCGACGAGAGTGTCGAGGAACTCGTGCACGCCGACGAAGTTCGCGCCGCGCACGTGCCAGTGCGCCTGCTTGCCGTTGACGACGAGCGCCTGCATGCTGTGCACGATCGGCGAGAGGAACTGCGCTGCGGCTGCGGCAACGGTCGGGTCGACGGCGGTGCTGGGGATGGTCTGCGCCTTGCTCATGAAGTACCTCCGGAAGTTATCGCGTGGCCGACATCGCGGCCTCATTGACTACAACGGTACTCACCTCACACCATTCCGCAAGCAAGCGAAGGCAACGCTTACATGGGCGGTTCCGCCGCGGAATCACGCGGAAGTGAGGGTAGTCTCACCTACATGACCACCGCCTCTTCATCATCCGTCATCGCGCTCCCAGGCAAGGCGCCACTCATAGCCGGCGACGCTTTCGTCGCGGACGGCGCCCGCATCGTCGGTGCCGTCACCATCGGTGCGGGGGCGAGCGTCTGGTACAACGCCGTGCTCCGCGCCGATTCGGCAGCCATCACGGTCGGTGCGGGCAGCAACGTGCAGGACAACGTCTCGGTGCACGTCGACAGCGGGCATCCAGCGGTCATCGGCGAGAGCGTCTCGATCGGCCACAACGCGGTCGTGCACGGCTGCACGATCGGCGACGGCTCGCTTGTCGGAATGGGCGCCGTCGTGCTCAGCGGTGCCGTCATCGGCCGCGGATGCCTGATCGCCGGCGGTGCGGTGGTGCTGGGCGGCATGGAGGTGCCGGATGGCTCGCTGGTCGCCGGGGTCCCGGCGAAGGTGAGGCGGGCCCTCACCGACGAAGAGCGCGCCGGGCTGATCCGCAACGCCGAGATCTACCTCGAGCACACCGCCACCCACGCGGCAGCGGCAACGCAGAACTGATCTGGGGCACCGCTAGGCTGGAACCCTCGGGGCGGTGGCCAAGCTGGTCAAGGCAGTGGGCTCATAACCCAACGATCGCGGGTTCAAGTCCCGCCCGCCCCACCAAGACAGCTGCTTGGCGACGTCTTCGAGATCGTCGCCTAGTAGTGTGCGCAACATGGGAACCCTCGAATACAACAGCGCCCGCCCGCCGATCAAGGTGGACGATGCGACTCTCGCGCACGTGAAGATCGTGATCGGGACGAAGCTCCGCCGCCAGGAGAGCTTCATGATGACGTGGCTGACGGAGAAGACGCCTGCCGGTCGCATCACCATCTGGATGCACCCGGCCATTCCGCTGGTCATGGAGTTCGACGATCAGGAGATGCCCAAGATCGACGAGAGCAAGGTCGTGCAGATGATGGAACATCTCAACGCCCGCGGGGAGCTGGTGCTGGACCTCACGTGACCGACCTACCATCAGGTGTGATCGATTTCGTTCCTGGAACGCGCGTCGTCGTGCGCTACCTCCTGCCGACGGGGCAGGCGACGGACGCCCTCGGCATGCTGTTGGGGGCGGATGAGCGCTCGCTCACGGTCGACGGCAAGCGCGGCGTCGTGACCATCGACCGCACGACGATCGTCGCGGCGAAACAGGTGCCGCCCGCTCCGGAGCCCCGCCGCCGAGGGGCAGACTGACCGCTCCATCAGTCGTCGAGACGTCGCCACTCGCCTTCAGAGATGACGTTGACTCGTTTCCCCTCGACGGCGATGGCGGACTGATCGTCGAGGGCATAGCAGGGCCCGCCGATTTCACGTGCCCACCGCTCTGCTTCGGGAAAGGTGTTGTCGGGGAACACCCCGATGTGCGGGAAGATCGAGAAGTCGACGAGACCGAGCACGGTGTCATCGACCGCCCCCTGCCACCTTACGAAGTCGTCGCCGATGCGCGGTGTCATGACCATGCTGCCGGCGCTCACGCCGACCCACACGGTGTCATCGAGCTCGGGGATCAGCCCGGCCAGCCCCGATTCCCGCATCCAGTGGCACAGGTAGGTGGCGTCGCCGCCGTCGACCAACAGCGCGTCAGCGTCCCGCACCCAGGGGATCCAGCGCTCGGCGCCGATCGATGACAGCGCCGTCAGTTCGAGCATCCCCACCGACTTCCAGCCCAGAGCGGTCATCCCACCCCACGGCGGGATGCCGGCCACCGTGCCGCGGGCCGAGAGCGGCCCGCACATCGGGTGGCCCCATTGTGCTGTCGGCACGACCAGTGCGTTCGCGTCGGCGACGGGCTTGCCGAGCATTCGCTCCAGTTCTTCCTGGATGCTGGTATTCGTCACTCCACCTGATGTGAGCAGCAGCTTCATGTCTGAATTCCTAGTTCGTAGCGGACCGGAGCGCAAGCCGGGCCAGACTGGAGCCATGGGGACGGACTCACCGACGAACACCGAAGCCACGCACCGCGACCAGGGCGCGCTCGTGCTGCGGCGCGTGGCACGCGGCTTCTTCCGAACCTCGTCGCCCGATGCGGCGGCGAGTCTGACGTTCTACACCGTGCTGGCGCTGATCCCCGCCCTGATTGCGGCCTTCTCGCTGATCGGCATCGTGGGGGAGAAGAAGGACGCGGTGCGCGCAGTACTGGACATCGCCAAGGATGTGCTCCCACCGGACGTGCTGGAGGGTGTGGGTGGCGCGATCGAGCAGGTCGCCGCGGCCGCCGGGGCCGGGTGGGTGCTCGTGGCATCGCTGGCGATCGCACTGTGGTCGGTCGCGCGTTACGTCACCGGGCTCGGCCGTGCCGTCAACCGCATCTACGGCGTACCGGAGGGGCGGATGCTGTGGAAGGCGAAGCCCGTGCACCTGCTCGTCACCCTCGCCGTCTTCGCACTGACTGCGGTCGCCGTCGTGATCGCCGCACTCAGCAGGCCGCTGGCGCAATCGGTCGGCGCCGCGGTCGGCGCGGGCGAGGTCGCACTCACGATCTGGCGCGTCGTCCGCTGGCCGGCGCTGCTGTTCGTCGTCATCCTCGTCGTGGCGGTGCTGTACTACTTCGCCCCGAACGTCGCGCACCCGCACTTCCGTCTGGTCAGCGTCGGCGCCATCATCGCCGTGGCGCTGTTCGCGCTGGCATCCGTCGGCTTCGCGGCGTACGTTCGCAACTTCGCGGACTACGACCGGCTCTACGGCTCGTTCGCAGGCATCATGATCTTCCTGGTGTGGCTCTGGATCGGGAACATGGCACTCCTGCTCGGCGCGCTGTTCGACGCCGAGCTCGAGCGCATCCGAGAACTCCGTGCCGGCATGCCCGCCGAACGGGATCTGCAGGTGGAGCTGCGAGACACGTCGCGCGTGGAGCGGAACGCCCGCAACGATGCCGCGGATGAGCGGGCGGCCCGCCGATTCAGGCGGTCTCGCCGCTGACGAACCCGCCTCAGTCGGCCATCTGCGGTTCGCGTCAGCGCACCGAGCGACTGTCGGCGATATCGAACAGCCGCTGCAGCACTGGGCCCGCGCGCAGGCCGTTGTGCTCGTGCTCGTTGGTGACCCACGGATGCACGCCGGGCAACAGCTGCGCGGTCTCCATCGAGAACTCGTACGGCACGTATGCGTCGTTCAGGTAGACCGCGGCGGCGCCGGTGACACCGGAAGCGGCGATGGCCTCGGCATCGTAGATCTTCGGCCACTCGTGCTCGGCGAGGATCATCGCCACCTCCCGCCACGGTTGGAACGCCGGCACGGTCTGGGTCCAGTCCGAGCGGATGTGCTCGCCGGTGAACAGCGTCGGGTCCGCGTCGAAGGCTGCCGGCGTCATGCGCTCCGCCGACCAGCGGGTCGCCTGACCAGACGCATAGCTCGACTCGTGGAAAACGAAGTACAGCGGGTTGCGGCCGTCGTAGGGCATCGCCGCCTGCAGGTCGTAGCGGAACGCATTCGTGCGGGG from Microbacterium sp. H1-D42 carries:
- a CDS encoding sodium:alanine symporter family protein, which codes for MDLTAVEGFLNWLSGIVWGPFLLIPLLLGTGLYLTIRLGGIQFLRLGAALRLGLFTRKDPGSDGDISQFQALTTALAATVGTGNIVGVATAIGIGGPGALFWMWITGLLGMASKYSEAFLGVRYRVTDSAGEKNGGPQYYLERGIPNKFGKFLAIFFAIAAVIACFGIGNMTQGNSIASNMENSFSVPTWVTGIVLTVFAITVLVGGIKSIGRVTAGLVPVMIIFYVLGAIYILIANIGGVPAAFAEIFTDAFTGTSAVGGFAGSAIIIAVQYGVARGIFSNESGMGSAAIAAAAAKTSHPVRQGLVSMTQTFIDTIIVVTCTGLVIITTGVWKMTDPETGEQISPALMTGEAFSHGLPGEWGHYIVTIGLVLFAGSTILGWSYYGERSIERLLGRRAVMPFRIVFSLVVFIGCTVQLGVVWAFSDVMNGLMALPNLIGLLVLSGLVARETKKYLDNDPKLLATPEQVDAFMAGDKAFESWKTQAIPVVK
- a CDS encoding FMN-binding negative transcriptional regulator translates to MRQNPSFAMTDPTELRRVIEQNPWATLVSDATDGLVASHYVVLLDDERDDLTVVGHVGRPDDLVHDLGNRELLISFQGPHGYISPGWYGDVAAVPTWNYVSVHLTGVPEILSAEENLRVLGRMVDIFENRMPSPRGMWTLPNDEAFVQRMAAGTIGFRLTPTKIVAKRKLSQNKPIDTVEDVLLALEGSGEYANAELAAEMRRAHEVRKERQA
- a CDS encoding amidohydrolase family protein → MTARGDHVDFVRGVRLTGPAGVPFGEEPVDLVIESGRIADIAPTGVLPARGVVLQGEGGRVIPGLWDHHVHTVQWALNAERVQLGEVHRAAEAAALMASSAALPDGRVIGVGMRDALWPDEPALAALDAACGDRPAYVINMDVHSVWLNSAAFRREGFAPTADGVLREEDAFEISRRLNTADDTMADAAVRRGGERAAARGITGIVDFEMAWNAASWQRRSDAGFDAHRVEFAFYAANLARAIDEGMRTGESLAGTAELVRVGALKLITDGSLGTRTAACSHAYGDDPSNFGVFTIEPDELRDYLTTATGAGLDVAVHAIGDRAVASALDAFTYTQARGTIEHAQLVRHADLARFARLGVAASVQPEHAVDDRDLVGTLWQHQQAISHPVESLLAAGIPVRFGSDAPVAPLDPWLTIAAAVHRTGDDRAPWHPEERVSVDAALRASSHRGGTELELGGIADLVLCGADPLTAGREDLRRMPVTATLLGGRLTHLA
- a CDS encoding DNA starvation/stationary phase protection protein produces the protein MSKAQTIPSTAVDPTVAAAAAQFLSPIVHSMQALVVNGKQAHWHVRGANFVGVHEFLDTLVAHAMDFADTAAERIVALGLPIDARVQTVAAKAAATQVPAGFTASDDLVRAVIADIDAALIDIKAAVEGLDEVDLTSQDVAIEIQRGLEKDRWFLISHIAA
- a CDS encoding gamma carbonic anhydrase family protein — translated: MTTASSSSVIALPGKAPLIAGDAFVADGARIVGAVTIGAGASVWYNAVLRADSAAITVGAGSNVQDNVSVHVDSGHPAVIGESVSIGHNAVVHGCTIGDGSLVGMGAVVLSGAVIGRGCLIAGGAVVLGGMEVPDGSLVAGVPAKVRRALTDEERAGLIRNAEIYLEHTATHAAAATQN
- a CDS encoding Type 1 glutamine amidotransferase-like domain-containing protein, encoding MKLLLTSGGVTNTSIQEELERMLGKPVADANALVVPTAQWGHPMCGPLSARGTVAGIPPWGGMTALGWKSVGMLELTALSSIGAERWIPWVRDADALLVDGGDATYLCHWMRESGLAGLIPELDDTVWVGVSAGSMVMTPRIGDDFVRWQGAVDDTVLGLVDFSIFPHIGVFPDNTFPEAERWAREIGGPCYALDDQSAIAVEGKRVNVISEGEWRRLDD
- a CDS encoding YihY/virulence factor BrkB family protein, whose translation is MGTDSPTNTEATHRDQGALVLRRVARGFFRTSSPDAAASLTFYTVLALIPALIAAFSLIGIVGEKKDAVRAVLDIAKDVLPPDVLEGVGGAIEQVAAAAGAGWVLVASLAIALWSVARYVTGLGRAVNRIYGVPEGRMLWKAKPVHLLVTLAVFALTAVAVVIAALSRPLAQSVGAAVGAGEVALTIWRVVRWPALLFVVILVVAVLYYFAPNVAHPHFRLVSVGAIIAVALFALASVGFAAYVRNFADYDRLYGSFAGIMIFLVWLWIGNMALLLGALFDAELERIRELRAGMPAERDLQVELRDTSRVERNARNDAADERAARRFRRSRR